In the genome of Leeuwenhoekiella sp. MAR_2009_132, one region contains:
- a CDS encoding SusC/RagA family TonB-linked outer membrane protein, producing MVKRLLFSLLLCLIAMSTYAQEKTVSGTVIGPDGIPLPGVNVIIKGATNRGTQTDFDGAYSLTAKPEETLVFSFVGFINQEKKIGTLSKIDVVLAESTESLDEVIVVAYGTTTRGEVTGSVSTVSGDAIENRPLTNVISALEGTASGVQIASGSGQPGSAPSIRIRGFGSVNSSQEPLYIVDGVVYSGSFASLNSNDIESFTVLKDAASTAIYGSQGANGVVVITTKKGKKGKDQISLEVSQGMASRSIPEYDRVGPSQYYELMWEAYRNSLTFRNSNPLSTNDANIKASEDISNLLGYNPYNVSNDQIVLNNGSINPNASLKYPGDLNWQDALERTGIIQNINFSYQGGTEKTDYFASLSYLDQSANVINSDFERITGRINLNSKIKDWFKTGFNITGATSTSNQAVDGAANSSSFVNPFRFSRFIAPIYPVFLHDATTGDFILDDAGNRIYDTGDYTEVRPAGASPGRHAIQENLLNIDKDDRFAINARTYAEFYFLKDFTFTFNAGIDKNFYQNENYDNKIVGDGAPDGRAGRTTQTTTVITYNQLLNWNKSIGNHNITALLGHESLDYSLNFLTGFRQNQVVDGNTELINFATTVDLESYSREYGKEGYFSRLNYNYDNRYFAAGSYRRDGSSRFANDVRWGNFYSYSGAWRIDQENFLKDQSWLNFLKLRASYGQVGNDSNLSNASLSFYASQSLLGLGNNNAGEPGILISAPGNEFLEWETQKQTDLGLDFGFFNNRISGSFAYYKKITDGLIFDVPLPISSGLDNYPANIGNMFNRGLELDLNLGLVRNENFSWNLNINASTIHNEFTELPQEEIINGTKKYVVGGSIFDYWLREYSGVDPADGSALYVFDPELGTPEDADVRTVNGNLVTTNQNKALYNSTATALPDLFGSFTSTWNYKGIELRTLFTYSIGGDTYDTNLAGLLHSGNYGAALSTRILDRWQQPGDITDIPRLDTDQRAAFEAASDRYLVSSTFLGLRQVSLSYNLPAQLIDRIGLTNAKIYLNGENIHFWTSVDGLDVGQNFNGTTQNRFSPSRTISLGFNLSL from the coding sequence ATGGTGAAAAGACTATTATTTAGTTTGCTATTATGCCTGATAGCAATGAGCACCTATGCTCAAGAAAAAACCGTTTCTGGAACTGTTATAGGACCTGATGGTATTCCTTTGCCGGGAGTTAACGTAATTATTAAAGGTGCCACAAATCGGGGAACACAAACAGATTTTGATGGTGCGTACTCGTTAACTGCAAAACCCGAAGAAACATTAGTTTTTTCATTTGTAGGTTTTATTAATCAAGAGAAAAAAATAGGAACGCTGTCAAAGATTGATGTTGTTCTTGCTGAAAGTACAGAATCTCTTGACGAAGTAATTGTAGTTGCCTATGGTACCACCACACGAGGTGAAGTGACCGGGTCAGTAAGTACTGTATCTGGCGATGCAATTGAAAACAGACCACTTACTAATGTCATCTCTGCATTAGAAGGAACAGCGTCTGGAGTTCAAATCGCATCTGGTAGCGGCCAGCCTGGCTCTGCTCCTAGCATACGTATTCGTGGTTTTGGCTCTGTAAACTCAAGCCAGGAACCACTTTATATAGTAGATGGTGTAGTGTACTCAGGAAGTTTTGCTAGCTTAAACTCTAACGATATTGAAAGCTTTACAGTTCTTAAAGATGCTGCATCTACTGCAATTTATGGTTCGCAGGGTGCAAACGGGGTTGTTGTAATTACTACAAAAAAAGGGAAAAAAGGAAAGGATCAAATTAGTCTTGAAGTGAGCCAAGGTATGGCATCACGTTCGATTCCTGAATATGATCGTGTAGGCCCTTCTCAATATTATGAATTGATGTGGGAAGCTTATAGAAACAGTTTAACGTTTAGAAATTCTAACCCTTTATCTACTAATGATGCAAACATAAAAGCATCTGAAGATATTTCCAATTTACTAGGATACAATCCTTACAATGTAAGCAATGATCAAATTGTTTTAAATAATGGATCAATAAATCCTAACGCATCACTAAAATATCCTGGTGATTTAAATTGGCAAGATGCACTAGAAAGAACGGGGATTATTCAAAACATCAACTTCTCCTACCAAGGTGGAACCGAGAAAACTGATTATTTTGCATCACTAAGCTACTTAGATCAATCTGCTAACGTTATAAATTCAGACTTTGAGCGTATTACTGGTAGAATAAATTTAAACTCAAAAATTAAAGATTGGTTTAAGACAGGTTTTAATATTACTGGTGCAACCTCTACATCAAACCAGGCTGTGGATGGCGCTGCAAATAGCTCTTCATTTGTAAATCCTTTCAGATTCTCAAGATTTATAGCTCCCATTTATCCTGTATTTTTACACGACGCTACAACCGGAGACTTTATTCTAGATGATGCCGGAAACAGAATTTACGATACAGGAGATTATACGGAAGTAAGACCAGCAGGAGCGTCGCCTGGAAGACACGCTATACAAGAAAACTTGTTGAATATTGACAAGGATGATCGTTTTGCAATAAATGCCAGAACCTATGCTGAGTTCTACTTTCTTAAAGATTTTACATTCACATTTAATGCTGGTATAGATAAGAATTTTTATCAAAATGAAAATTATGATAATAAAATCGTAGGTGATGGCGCACCTGATGGTCGTGCCGGAAGAACAACCCAAACAACAACTGTAATCACTTATAACCAACTCTTAAATTGGAATAAATCTATCGGAAACCACAACATCACCGCTTTATTAGGTCATGAAAGTCTTGATTACAGCTTAAATTTTCTAACAGGTTTCAGACAAAATCAAGTTGTAGATGGTAATACCGAATTAATAAACTTTGCCACAACGGTAGATTTAGAATCTTACAGCAGAGAATATGGAAAAGAAGGGTATTTTTCAAGATTAAATTACAACTATGACAATCGTTACTTTGCTGCGGGGTCATACAGAAGAGATGGTTCTTCTCGTTTTGCAAATGACGTACGTTGGGGTAATTTCTACTCATATAGTGGGGCCTGGAGAATAGATCAAGAAAACTTTCTTAAAGATCAGAGTTGGTTAAACTTTTTAAAACTTAGAGCTTCTTACGGTCAGGTAGGTAACGACTCTAACCTGTCAAATGCTTCTTTAAGTTTTTATGCAAGTCAATCTTTATTAGGATTAGGTAATAACAACGCAGGTGAGCCTGGTATTTTAATAAGTGCTCCTGGTAATGAATTTTTAGAATGGGAAACTCAAAAACAAACTGATCTGGGTCTTGATTTTGGCTTTTTCAATAATCGAATTAGCGGATCTTTTGCATATTATAAAAAGATTACAGACGGACTCATATTTGACGTACCACTTCCTATATCTTCAGGTTTAGACAACTACCCTGCAAACATTGGTAATATGTTCAACAGAGGTCTCGAGCTAGATTTAAATCTTGGCTTAGTGAGAAATGAAAACTTTAGCTGGAATTTAAATATCAACGCTTCTACAATTCATAACGAGTTTACAGAACTTCCGCAGGAAGAAATTATCAACGGAACTAAAAAATATGTTGTAGGCGGTTCTATATTTGATTACTGGCTACGTGAATATTCTGGTGTAGACCCAGCAGACGGTTCTGCTCTATACGTCTTTGATCCAGAATTAGGTACTCCCGAAGATGCAGATGTAAGAACTGTAAATGGCAACCTAGTAACAACTAATCAAAATAAAGCACTTTACAATTCTACAGCCACAGCGCTCCCCGATTTATTCGGAAGCTTTACAAGTACTTGGAATTATAAAGGCATAGAATTGAGAACACTATTTACTTACAGCATAGGCGGAGACACCTATGATACTAATCTTGCAGGTCTTTTACATTCTGGAAATTACGGTGCAGCATTAAGCACTCGTATATTAGACAGATGGCAACAGCCGGGTGATATCACAGATATTCCTAGATTAGATACAGATCAACGTGCTGCTTTTGAAGCAGCTTCAGATAGATATTTGGTAAGCTCTACCTTTTTAGGTCTTCGTCAGGTTTCATTATCCTATAATTTACCTGCACAACTTATTGATCGTATTGGCTTAACTAATGCTAAAATTTATCTGAACGGTGAAAACATTCATTTTTGGACTTCGGTTGATGGTCTTGATGTAGGTCAAAACTTTAACGGAACCACACAAAACCGCTTTTCTCCCTCCAGAACTATAAGTTTAGGATTTAACTTATCTCTATAA
- the rplM gene encoding 50S ribosomal protein L13 translates to MDTLSYKTVSANKNTVNKEWVVIDAEGQTLGRMSTIVAKFLRGKYKPNYTPHVDCGDNVIVINASQINLTGKKWDSKSYIRHTGYPGGQRSLTAKELYGKDPARLVENAVKGMLPKNKLGSAIYRNLKVYAGADHGQEAQKPKVININELK, encoded by the coding sequence GTGGACACATTAAGTTACAAAACAGTATCTGCCAACAAGAACACCGTTAACAAAGAGTGGGTTGTTATTGATGCTGAAGGACAAACGTTGGGTCGCATGTCTACTATCGTTGCAAAATTTTTGCGCGGAAAGTACAAGCCTAACTACACACCACACGTTGATTGCGGAGACAATGTTATTGTTATCAATGCCTCTCAAATCAACTTAACAGGAAAGAAGTGGGATTCTAAATCTTACATCCGTCATACGGGCTATCCTGGTGGTCAAAGAAGCCTAACTGCAAAAGAATTGTACGGTAAAGACCCTGCGCGTCTTGTCGAAAATGCAGTAAAAGGTATGTTGCCTAAAAACAAATTAGGTAGCGCGATTTATCGCAATTTAAAGGTTTATGCCGGTGCAGATCACGGGCAGGAAGCACAGAAGCCTAAAGTAATCAACATTAACGAACTTAAGTAA
- the rpsI gene encoding 30S ribosomal protein S9: MEVIHKIGRRKTAVARVYLAPGSGNITINKRDVKEYFTTGTLQYKVNQPLVMTENEKNFDVKVNVYGGGITGQAEAVRLALSRAMCELDAENRLILKPEGLLTRDPRMVERKKFGQKKARKKFQFSKR, encoded by the coding sequence ATGGAAGTAATTCACAAAATTGGTCGTAGAAAAACGGCTGTTGCTCGTGTTTATTTAGCTCCGGGTTCTGGTAACATCACCATAAACAAGCGTGATGTTAAAGAATATTTCACTACAGGAACTTTACAGTACAAAGTTAATCAGCCATTAGTAATGACTGAAAATGAAAAAAACTTTGACGTTAAAGTAAATGTTTACGGTGGTGGTATTACTGGTCAAGCTGAAGCTGTACGTCTTGCTCTTTCTAGAGCGATGTGCGAATTAGACGCAGAAAACAGACTTATCCTTAAGCCTGAAGGTTTGTTAACGAGAGATCCAAGAATGGTAGAGCGTAAGAAATTCGGTCAGAAGAAAGCGCGTAAGAAATTCCAATTCTCAAAACGTTAA
- the rpsB gene encoding 30S ribosomal protein S2 has translation MAKTENVKDLLDAGVHFGHLTRRWDPNMAPYIYMERNGIHIINLYKTAAKLSEASEALAKIAASGRKILFVATKKQAKEIVADHAGRAKMPFITERWPGGMLTNFVTIRKAVKKMQTVDRMKQDGRFDSLSKKEQLQMNRMRDKLEKNLGSIEDMTRLPGALFVVDIKREHIAIKEAQKLNIPIFAMVDTNSDPRQVDFAIPSNDDASKSIEKIIANVADAIVEGLSERKAGKEKDKEDKPKAKKADAKPEKAKAKAAASDEEE, from the coding sequence ATGGCAAAAACAGAAAATGTAAAGGATTTACTGGATGCAGGTGTACACTTTGGTCACCTTACCAGAAGATGGGATCCAAACATGGCACCATATATCTATATGGAGCGTAATGGTATTCACATCATTAATCTATACAAAACTGCTGCTAAACTTAGCGAAGCTTCAGAAGCTCTAGCTAAAATTGCAGCTTCAGGTAGAAAAATACTTTTTGTAGCTACCAAAAAACAAGCAAAAGAAATTGTTGCTGATCACGCAGGTCGCGCTAAAATGCCTTTCATTACAGAAAGATGGCCAGGTGGTATGTTAACTAACTTCGTAACTATACGTAAGGCGGTTAAGAAAATGCAAACTGTAGATCGTATGAAACAAGACGGTCGTTTTGATAGCTTGTCTAAAAAAGAGCAATTACAAATGAACCGTATGCGTGACAAATTAGAGAAGAACTTAGGTTCTATCGAAGATATGACACGTTTACCGGGTGCTTTATTTGTAGTTGATATTAAGCGTGAACACATTGCGATTAAAGAAGCTCAAAAATTAAACATTCCAATCTTTGCGATGGTTGATACTAACTCTGACCCACGTCAGGTTGATTTCGCTATCCCATCTAATGATGATGCTTCTAAATCTATCGAGAAAATCATAGCTAACGTTGCTGATGCAATTGTTGAAGGTCTTTCTGAGCGTAAAGCTGGTAAAGAGAAAGATAAAGAAGACAAGCCAAAAGCTAAAAAAGCAGACGCTAAGCCAGAAAAGGCAAAAGCTAAAGCTGCAGCTAGCGACGAAGAAGAATAG
- the tsf gene encoding translation elongation factor Ts, protein MAKITAADVNKLRKATGAGMMDCKNALVEAEGDFDKAITVLRKKGQKIAEKRADRDSSEGVVVAKINDANNRGVVFSLNCETDFVAKNDTYVEMANELGDVALNYNSKDEFLAADFQGMTVSEKLIEQTGVIGEKLEIGGFEVLEAPFVGAYVHGNKIGALTGLSKATENADEVAKSVSMQVASMGATTLSYKDFDPEFVASETEARIAAIEKENEELGRLGKTLKNVPQYISMSQLTPEVMAKAEADIKEELKAEGKPEQIWDRILPGKLDRYVADNTTMDNEKALLDQVFIMDESTNVAKYVASKGDAEVVGFKRVSLA, encoded by the coding sequence ATGGCAAAAATAACAGCCGCAGACGTAAATAAATTGAGAAAAGCTACCGGTGCCGGTATGATGGATTGTAAAAATGCATTAGTTGAGGCAGAAGGTGATTTTGACAAAGCGATTACTGTACTTCGTAAAAAAGGACAAAAAATTGCTGAAAAACGTGCAGATCGTGACTCAAGTGAAGGAGTTGTTGTAGCAAAGATTAATGATGCAAACAATAGAGGTGTTGTTTTCTCATTAAACTGTGAGACAGATTTCGTTGCTAAAAACGATACGTATGTTGAGATGGCTAATGAGTTAGGTGATGTTGCCTTAAATTACAACAGCAAAGATGAATTTTTAGCTGCTGATTTTCAGGGGATGACTGTTTCTGAAAAGCTAATTGAGCAGACTGGTGTTATTGGCGAGAAATTAGAAATAGGTGGTTTTGAGGTTTTAGAAGCTCCTTTTGTAGGTGCTTATGTACACGGTAATAAAATAGGTGCTCTAACTGGTCTTTCTAAAGCTACAGAGAATGCAGATGAGGTTGCTAAAAGTGTTTCTATGCAAGTAGCTTCAATGGGTGCGACTACATTATCTTACAAAGATTTTGATCCAGAATTTGTTGCATCAGAAACTGAAGCTCGTATTGCTGCTATTGAAAAAGAAAATGAAGAGCTAGGACGTTTAGGTAAAACACTTAAAAATGTTCCTCAATATATCTCAATGTCTCAGTTAACTCCAGAAGTTATGGCTAAGGCAGAAGCAGATATCAAAGAAGAATTAAAAGCAGAAGGAAAGCCAGAGCAAATCTGGGATCGTATCTTACCAGGTAAATTAGACCGTTACGTAGCTGATAACACAACTATGGATAATGAGAAAGCTTTACTTGATCAAGTATTTATTATGGACGAAAGCACAAACGTTGCTAAGTATGTAGCTAGCAAAGGTGATGCTGAAGTTGTAGGCTTTAAACGTGTAAGCTTAGCTTAA
- the pyrH gene encoding UMP kinase: MQYKRILLKLSGEALMGNRQYGIDPDRLAEYAEEIKKVLDKGVEVAIVIGGGNIFRGVAGASRGMDRVQGDHMGMLATVINGLALQSALEEAGIQTRLQSAIQINEVAEPFIRRRAIRHLEKGRVVIFGGGTGNPYFTTDSAAVLRAIEIHADVILKGTRVDGIYTSDPEKDDKAVKFDFISFEDVLQKGLKVMDTTAFTLSQENELPIIVFDMNKQGNLLKVVNGEAIGTTVNL; encoded by the coding sequence ATGCAGTACAAACGTATTCTTCTTAAATTATCTGGTGAAGCATTAATGGGAAATCGCCAGTATGGTATTGATCCCGATAGATTAGCAGAATATGCAGAGGAGATTAAAAAAGTTCTCGATAAAGGTGTAGAAGTAGCTATTGTTATAGGTGGTGGTAACATCTTTAGAGGTGTGGCAGGTGCAAGCCGTGGTATGGATCGTGTTCAGGGTGATCATATGGGGATGCTTGCAACGGTAATAAACGGTCTTGCATTGCAAAGCGCTCTTGAAGAGGCAGGTATACAAACTCGTCTACAGAGTGCAATTCAAATTAACGAAGTAGCAGAGCCGTTCATTCGTAGAAGAGCTATTCGTCATTTAGAAAAAGGACGCGTGGTTATTTTTGGTGGAGGTACAGGGAATCCTTATTTTACTACAGATTCAGCAGCGGTACTTAGAGCAATAGAAATTCACGCAGATGTAATTTTAAAAGGTACTCGTGTAGATGGTATTTATACTAGCGATCCTGAAAAAGATGATAAAGCCGTAAAATTTGACTTTATTAGTTTTGAAGATGTACTTCAAAAAGGCTTAAAGGTAATGGATACTACTGCTTTTACATTAAGTCAGGAGAACGAATTGCCTATTATTGTATTTGATATGAACAAGCAAGGCAATCTCTTAAAGGTTGTTAATGGTGAAGCTATAGGTACAACAGTAAATTTATAA
- the frr gene encoding ribosome recycling factor: MNEDIQFILDGAEEAMQSAITHLKKQFANIRAGKASPAMLGSVMVDYYGSQTPLSQVANVNTPDGRTISIQPWEKAMIHEIEKAIMNANLGFNPMNNGESVIINVPPLTEERRKDLVKQAKAEAEDAKVGVRNDRKNANNDIKKLEKDGLAEDLCRNAEVDVQDLTDSYIKKIDEILVVKEKEILTV; encoded by the coding sequence ATGAACGAAGACATACAATTTATATTAGACGGTGCAGAAGAAGCGATGCAAAGTGCTATTACGCATCTTAAAAAACAATTTGCAAACATACGTGCCGGTAAAGCTAGTCCTGCGATGTTGGGGAGTGTAATGGTAGATTATTACGGTAGTCAAACGCCACTCTCTCAAGTCGCAAACGTGAATACACCAGATGGTAGAACAATTTCTATTCAACCCTGGGAAAAAGCGATGATTCACGAGATTGAAAAGGCAATTATGAATGCTAATCTAGGCTTCAATCCTATGAATAATGGGGAAAGTGTTATCATAAATGTACCGCCACTTACCGAAGAGCGTCGTAAAGATCTTGTTAAGCAGGCAAAAGCAGAAGCAGAAGATGCTAAGGTAGGCGTGCGTAATGATCGTAAAAACGCAAACAACGATATTAAAAAATTAGAGAAAGATGGTCTTGCAGAAGATTTATGCCGTAATGCGGAAGTAGACGTGCAGGATCTAACTGATAGTTATATTAAAAAGATAGATGAGATTCTTGTAGTCAAAGAAAAAGAAATTCTTACTGTTTAA
- a CDS encoding DUF5686 family protein — protein sequence MVKPVIFILVVFFAGQINGFSQQKNIDIDSLMQSAIDRGIVNNPQAVLKHYSYTTYEKTIITDSIASQTNSHSFFTEKVALNNYNEANGFKEEVLGINMAGFKEPRYEVLGITLQSRSFYDEDFVIFNYRYAGPLSKRGLKNYNYQFVGDTLILNRPGFAVSFQPKRPETIPGLEGILYLDAATMALQKVHISINDELLARIEQEYEYIPENEVYLPKSSKLYIEKGESSKRLSLFRGKVSVGTIEKNPVKEAIQGRYLLSTSYNTNFNLSESAALEHSNLAIEVMEDAEEKPESFWEKYRTQGLSQRDLNSFDYLDDVVKTENIERRLAMINNFGIGYYTVDFFDFDLTYPLKFNNYEGLRLGLGGVTNARFSENFRLEGYTAYGFKDKVLKYGFGGGVLLNESHGAWLSLSYSDDLQETGSFNYLTDRRVYSLFEPRLVNITQFFDFKTFRLNQEYQITPKILSEFQFAKTNVLQTQDYSFVLGDDTYSEYDITEATFGVRWSPSSKFMRSEKGTVEIYDGYPKITAQISKGISGLLNGDFDFTRVGAKFFYQVERLNKSTTEFLIEGKMAFGEVPLTHLFHAYPNAPTKETIMQRFSVAGVNSFETMYFGEFFSDRIASLQIKHHLRPFNLGEKFQPEMVFITRYAIGDISNIERHQDVTFGKLNKGFTESGFEINKILFGFGTSLTYRYGAYSLPNFADNIAFKFTFNLQL from the coding sequence ATGGTTAAACCCGTAATATTTATTCTTGTTGTGTTCTTCGCTGGGCAGATTAATGGCTTTTCTCAGCAAAAAAATATAGATATTGATTCGTTGATGCAGTCGGCTATTGATCGAGGCATAGTAAATAATCCTCAGGCCGTTTTAAAGCATTACAGCTATACAACCTACGAGAAAACGATAATTACAGATTCTATAGCCAGCCAAACAAATTCTCATTCATTTTTTACCGAGAAGGTTGCATTAAATAATTATAATGAGGCTAATGGTTTTAAGGAAGAAGTACTGGGTATTAACATGGCAGGCTTTAAAGAGCCGCGTTATGAAGTATTAGGTATCACATTGCAGTCAAGATCTTTTTATGATGAAGACTTTGTAATCTTTAATTACCGCTATGCGGGACCGCTTTCAAAACGCGGACTTAAAAATTATAATTATCAGTTTGTAGGAGATACATTAATATTAAATAGGCCGGGCTTCGCGGTGTCTTTTCAGCCTAAGCGACCAGAAACAATTCCTGGATTAGAGGGGATCCTTTATTTAGATGCTGCAACAATGGCGCTTCAGAAGGTACATATTAGCATCAATGATGAGCTTCTTGCACGCATTGAACAGGAGTATGAATACATACCTGAAAATGAGGTGTATTTACCTAAGTCAAGTAAACTTTATATTGAAAAAGGAGAAAGTTCAAAAAGGCTCTCACTTTTTAGAGGAAAAGTTTCAGTAGGAACAATTGAAAAAAATCCTGTAAAGGAAGCCATACAGGGCAGGTATTTGCTCTCTACATCGTATAACACCAACTTTAACCTTTCTGAAAGTGCCGCTCTTGAACATTCAAACCTGGCCATTGAAGTTATGGAAGATGCTGAGGAGAAGCCTGAATCGTTTTGGGAAAAGTACAGAACACAAGGGCTGTCACAGCGCGATTTAAATAGTTTTGACTATCTTGATGATGTAGTTAAAACCGAAAATATAGAACGTCGTTTAGCGATGATAAATAATTTTGGGATTGGGTACTATACTGTAGACTTCTTTGATTTTGATCTTACTTACCCTTTAAAATTCAACAATTACGAGGGACTGCGCTTGGGTTTAGGTGGAGTTACTAACGCTCGATTTTCTGAAAATTTTAGACTTGAAGGATATACCGCTTATGGCTTTAAGGATAAAGTTTTAAAATACGGTTTTGGAGGTGGTGTGCTATTAAATGAATCTCACGGAGCCTGGTTAAGTTTAAGTTATAGTGATGATTTGCAGGAGACAGGTAGTTTTAATTATCTTACAGATCGCCGGGTATATTCGCTTTTTGAACCGCGCTTAGTTAATATTACGCAGTTTTTTGATTTTAAAACCTTCCGACTAAATCAGGAATATCAGATCACACCAAAAATTTTATCAGAGTTTCAGTTTGCTAAGACAAATGTGTTGCAAACCCAGGATTATTCATTTGTTTTAGGTGATGATACCTATAGTGAATATGATATTACCGAAGCTACTTTTGGTGTTCGCTGGAGTCCGTCTAGCAAGTTTATGCGTTCAGAAAAAGGAACTGTTGAGATTTACGATGGCTATCCTAAAATTACAGCGCAGATATCAAAAGGTATATCTGGTTTACTCAACGGAGATTTTGATTTTACACGGGTAGGAGCTAAATTTTTCTATCAGGTAGAGCGCTTAAATAAATCAACAACCGAATTTTTGATTGAAGGTAAAATGGCATTTGGCGAGGTACCGCTTACGCATTTATTTCATGCGTATCCTAATGCACCTACTAAAGAAACAATTATGCAACGCTTTTCTGTTGCAGGGGTAAATAGTTTTGAAACCATGTATTTTGGAGAGTTTTTCTCAGATCGTATTGCTTCACTTCAAATAAAGCATCATTTACGCCCATTTAATTTAGGTGAAAAATTTCAACCAGAAATGGTTTTTATAACCCGTTATGCGATAGGAGATATCTCTAATATTGAGCGTCATCAAGATGTAACGTTTGGTAAATTAAACAAAGGGTTTACAGAAAGTGGTTTTGAGATTAATAAAATTCTATTTGGTTTTGGTACCAGCTTAACCTATAGATACGGTGCATATAGTCTGCCAAATTTTGCAGATAATATCGCATTTAAATTCACCTTTAATCTGCAACTGTAA